From the genome of Ignavibacteriales bacterium, one region includes:
- the prmA gene encoding 50S ribosomal protein L11 methyltransferase — MKSYKEFIIIAEPFNVEILSSILWELNIDGINEEVNCLKVFAQDEKITIASIEDELNHLKENKLLREFSVQENYVVEKNWNEEWEKSREVVRVTDRIIIKPTFKEYETQKNEIVLTLDPKMSFGTGDHQTTKICLIFIEKYLKPGMKVLDAGSGTAILAIAAAKLGAEKVIAFDIDEWCFGNGVENTQLNHVQNIVDIKKSELKDIVDINFDLIIANIQKNILLELVEGFKSRIKQNGILILSGLLEMDTEVIKEKYSAVGFIEIDYLKMDEWVGIVLKSVEP, encoded by the coding sequence ATGAAATCATATAAAGAATTTATAATAATCGCAGAGCCGTTTAATGTTGAAATTCTTTCTTCAATTTTGTGGGAACTTAATATTGATGGAATAAATGAAGAGGTAAACTGCTTAAAAGTTTTTGCTCAAGATGAAAAAATTACTATTGCATCAATTGAAGATGAATTAAATCATCTTAAAGAAAATAAATTATTACGTGAGTTTTCCGTACAGGAAAATTATGTTGTTGAAAAAAATTGGAATGAAGAATGGGAAAAGAGCAGGGAAGTTGTACGCGTTACAGATAGAATTATTATAAAACCTACTTTTAAAGAATACGAGACTCAAAAGAATGAAATCGTTCTCACACTTGATCCTAAAATGTCATTCGGTACGGGTGATCATCAAACGACTAAAATCTGTCTAATATTTATTGAAAAATATTTAAAACCTGGAATGAAAGTTCTTGATGCAGGTTCCGGGACCGCAATTCTAGCTATCGCCGCCGCTAAACTTGGTGCTGAAAAAGTTATAGCTTTTGACATTGATGAGTGGTGTTTCGGTAATGGAGTCGAAAATACTCAGCTAAATCATGTGCAAAATATTGTTGATATTAAAAAATCTGAATTAAAAGATATTGTAGATATCAATTTTGATTTGATAATTGCAAACATCCAAAAAAATATTTTATTAGAACTTGTTGAAGGATTTAAATCAAGAATAAAACAAAATGGAATTTTAATTCTTTCCGGTTTGCTTGAAATGGATACAGAAGTAATTAAAGAAAAATATTCTGCTGTTGGATTTATTGAAATTGATTATCTTAAAATGGATGAATGGGTTGGAATAGTTTTAAAGTCAGTGGAACCCTAA
- the dacB gene encoding D-alanyl-D-alanine carboxypeptidase/D-alanyl-D-alanine-endopeptidase, whose product MKKNIFLLIFLCFNVYPQSSKTKIDNLLNDEFFESCLVSIQVEDLTSNNTIYKKNEKMLLRPASNMKIITSAAGLLYLGPEYEFKTDLYYDGYVSNDTLYGNLYVVGGCDPDFTTHDLYYFVDTLKSLGISTIAGNLYGDISFKDSLYWGKGWMWDDDPSSDAPYLSALNLNDNCVEVIVQQEEYIHQPVVTIYPTTNYVSVTNQSSFDSENKFEINRNWLERKNEIIVKGKFPISNRYVTKFVNVLNPEKYFLTVFSEVLDSNFISISGDLKIKITPRDANKICTFKRSYGDLIENLNKTSDNLSAEMTLYVLSEKYSGKPATADSGVQLINLMIDTIGLNHKNYRIVDGSGVSHYNVVSAELLVNILKYFYSKNPKLYEVLYNSFPIAGLDGTLENRMRKTAAANNVHAKTGTLTGVSTLSGYLINKKSHTIAFSIMMQNYVGSSKKAKEFQDEICKILSENE is encoded by the coding sequence ATGAAAAAAAATATTTTCCTTCTAATTTTCTTATGTTTCAATGTTTATCCGCAATCATCTAAAACTAAAATCGATAATTTATTAAATGATGAATTTTTTGAAAGCTGCTTAGTCTCAATTCAAGTTGAAGATTTAACATCAAATAATACTATATACAAAAAGAATGAAAAAATGCTTCTGCGTCCAGCATCAAACATGAAAATAATTACATCTGCGGCAGGATTGTTATATCTTGGACCTGAATATGAATTTAAAACTGATTTGTACTATGATGGCTATGTTTCCAACGATACACTTTACGGAAATCTTTATGTAGTTGGCGGATGTGATCCTGATTTTACTACTCATGATTTATATTACTTTGTTGATACTTTAAAATCTTTGGGTATATCAACAATAGCTGGAAATCTCTATGGAGATATTTCTTTCAAAGATTCTTTGTATTGGGGTAAAGGTTGGATGTGGGATGATGATCCATCATCGGATGCCCCATATTTAAGTGCCCTAAACCTCAATGATAACTGCGTCGAAGTTATTGTTCAGCAAGAAGAGTATATTCATCAACCTGTTGTAACAATATATCCAACGACTAATTATGTTTCTGTCACAAATCAATCTTCATTCGATAGTGAAAATAAATTTGAAATTAACCGGAATTGGTTAGAGAGAAAAAATGAAATAATTGTTAAAGGTAAATTTCCTATTTCAAACCGCTATGTAACTAAATTTGTAAATGTTTTAAATCCAGAAAAGTATTTTCTAACAGTTTTTTCTGAAGTATTGGACTCAAATTTTATTAGTATAAGCGGTGATCTAAAGATAAAAATAACTCCGCGAGACGCAAACAAGATTTGTACGTTCAAAAGAAGTTATGGTGATTTAATTGAAAATCTTAATAAGACAAGCGATAACCTTAGTGCAGAAATGACTCTGTATGTATTATCTGAAAAATATTCTGGTAAACCCGCAACTGCTGATAGTGGGGTTCAATTAATTAATCTTATGATTGATACAATTGGATTAAATCATAAAAACTATAGAATCGTTGATGGATCTGGAGTTTCACACTACAATGTTGTAAGCGCTGAACTTCTTGTAAATATTTTAAAGTATTTTTACTCTAAAAACCCTAAACTATATGAAGTTTTATACAACTCTTTTCCCATTGCAGGACTAGATGGAACTCTGGAAAATAGGATGCGAAAGACTGCAGCAGCAAATAATGTTCATGCTAAAACTGGAACGTTAACTGGAGTGAGTACTTTATCGGGTTATTTAATTAATAAGAAAAGCCATACTATAGCATTTTCAATAATGATGCAGAATTATGTCGGTTCTTCTAAAAAGGCGAAGGAATTTCAGGATGAAATTTGTAAGATATTATCTGAAAACGAATAA
- a CDS encoding YchF/TatD family DNA exonuclease: MFIDTHAHLFFENYKDDIDEVINRAKENGIDYIIIPATDLKTASEAISLAEKYEQVYATVGIHPHDTKDWNESLIPEIEKLSKHPKIVAIGEIGLDYYYDFSPKDQQIKAFKSQLELAIKLELPVVIHNRDSDEEMLDIIKSYCGTGLKAQFHCYNGSVDDAIELMKMNHFISFTGNITFKKSDGLREILKHVDLNHLLLETDSPFMTPVPYRGKRNEPAYVTSVAKQIADVHKISIEEVGRITSLNSFRFFGIGSLPKTSYTYLLGNSLYINITNRCNADCTFCRRKEDPFLRGYNLGMKKSEEPTADVYIKEIGDPTKYDEIVFCGYGEPTIRWGIVKEIAKYVKENGGKTRINTDGHGNLINKRDITPEMKDLIDIVSISFNSFDSKQYAKLMRVSENHFEEMKNFARLAKPFVKKVVMSVVSLDEVEIEKSRKVVEEEIGAEFRVRNYF, encoded by the coding sequence ATGTTTATAGATACTCACGCACATTTATTTTTTGAAAATTATAAAGATGATATTGATGAAGTAATTAATCGTGCAAAAGAGAATGGAATCGATTACATTATTATTCCTGCCACAGATCTTAAAACTGCAAGTGAAGCAATATCTCTTGCTGAAAAATATGAACAAGTTTATGCAACGGTTGGAATCCATCCGCACGATACAAAAGATTGGAATGAATCTTTAATCCCCGAAATTGAAAAACTTTCAAAACATCCTAAGATTGTGGCGATTGGCGAAATTGGGTTAGATTACTACTATGATTTCTCTCCTAAAGATCAGCAAATTAAAGCATTCAAATCTCAACTTGAACTTGCCATCAAATTAGAACTGCCGGTTGTTATACATAATCGTGACTCTGATGAAGAAATGCTGGATATTATTAAGAGTTATTGCGGAACTGGACTGAAAGCACAATTCCATTGCTATAATGGCTCTGTGGATGATGCAATTGAATTAATGAAAATGAATCATTTTATTTCTTTTACGGGAAATATTACTTTCAAAAAAAGTGATGGATTAAGAGAAATATTAAAACACGTAGATTTGAATCATCTTTTGCTTGAAACAGATTCACCGTTCATGACTCCAGTGCCATATCGTGGCAAGAGGAATGAACCTGCCTATGTAACTTCTGTTGCAAAGCAAATTGCAGATGTTCATAAAATTTCAATTGAAGAGGTTGGAAGAATTACATCCTTAAATAGTTTTAGATTTTTTGGAATTGGATCATTACCTAAGACAAGTTATACATACTTACTTGGTAATTCTTTATATATCAATATCACAAATCGTTGTAATGCTGATTGTACTTTTTGTAGAAGGAAGGAAGATCCATTTTTGCGTGGATATAATCTGGGAATGAAAAAATCTGAAGAACCAACGGCGGATGTTTATATTAAGGAAATTGGTGATCCAACTAAGTACGATGAAATTGTTTTTTGTGGTTACGGCGAACCTACAATCCGCTGGGGGATTGTTAAGGAAATTGCAAAGTATGTTAAAGAAAATGGCGGTAAAACCAGAATTAATACAGATGGTCATGGTAATTTGATTAACAAAAGAGATATAACCCCAGAAATGAAAGATCTTATTGATATTGTATCAATTAGTTTTAATTCATTTGACTCAAAACAATATGCCAAACTAATGCGGGTTAGTGAGAATCATTTTGAGGAGATGAAAAATTTTGCTCGGCTTGCAAAACCTTTTGTTAAAAAAGTTGTTATGAGCGTAGTTTCTTTAGATGAAGTTGAAATTGAAAAATCCCGCAAAGTTGTAGAAGAAGAAATTGGTGCTGAGTTTAGAGTCCGTAATTATTTTTAA
- a CDS encoding phosphoribosylformylglycinamidine cyclo-ligase — translation MDQTYKAAGVDIEAGEKTVDKIKSYAKSTFNKSVLTDIGMFGAFYEPDFSGYKNPVLVSSVDGVGTKLKIAIEMDKHDTIGQDLVNHCVNDIAVCGAKPLFFLDYYATGKLNPDKAADVIKGFSIACKENDCALIGGETAEMPGLYQADDFDVSGTIVGVVDKSKIIDGKRIQKGDLLIGFPSNGLHTNGYSLARKVLLEKYKVTDYVDEIKNTIGDELLKIHKSYLNLITALKKTVNVKGLSHITGGGVVGNTSRIIPEGLDLQIHWGNWEMPAIFKLIQYTTNISNEEMHKVFNCGIGLIGVISPSDKIVAFQAAHDVHEHPLLIGEVI, via the coding sequence TTGGATCAAACTTACAAAGCTGCTGGAGTCGATATTGAAGCAGGCGAGAAGACTGTTGATAAAATTAAAAGCTATGCAAAATCCACATTCAATAAAAGTGTTTTAACTGATATCGGGATGTTTGGAGCTTTTTATGAACCTGATTTTTCGGGTTATAAAAATCCTGTTTTAGTTTCCAGCGTTGACGGTGTCGGTACGAAGCTGAAAATTGCCATAGAAATGGATAAGCACGATACGATTGGTCAGGATTTGGTAAACCATTGTGTTAATGACATTGCCGTTTGCGGTGCAAAGCCGCTTTTCTTTTTGGATTATTATGCAACCGGAAAATTAAATCCGGATAAAGCCGCGGATGTTATTAAAGGTTTTTCAATTGCTTGTAAAGAAAATGATTGCGCATTAATTGGTGGTGAGACTGCTGAAATGCCCGGTTTGTATCAGGCTGATGATTTTGATGTTTCTGGAACAATTGTAGGAGTTGTTGATAAATCAAAGATAATTGATGGAAAGAGAATACAAAAAGGAGATTTGTTAATCGGATTTCCTTCGAATGGACTGCATACAAATGGTTACTCACTTGCAAGAAAAGTTTTGTTAGAAAAATATAAAGTAACTGATTACGTTGATGAAATTAAAAACACAATCGGTGATGAGTTGTTAAAAATTCATAAATCATATCTAAATCTTATTACCGCTCTTAAAAAAACTGTTAATGTAAAAGGTTTATCGCATATTACAGGCGGAGGAGTTGTTGGCAACACCTCTCGAATAATTCCAGAAGGCTTGGATTTACAGATCCATTGGGGTAATTGGGAAATGCCCGCAATATTTAAATTGATACAGTACACTACAAATATATCTAATGAAGAAATGCACAAAGTTTTTAATTGCGGCATTGGTTTGATTGGGGTTATTTCTCCATCTGACAAAATAGTTGCATTTCAGGCAGCGCACGATGTACATGAACATCCTTTATTGATTGGTGAAGTTATCTAA
- a CDS encoding PaaI family thioesterase — MDIRAIQDYYPDDVAHCYGCGRLNESGHQIKSIWDGDETISKFKPKEYHTAIPGYVYGGLIASLIDCHGTGTAALASYKADGREPDTLPPFRFVTASLQVDYLKPTPLGVELELRGKVMEIKGRKVISEITVSANGEITARGKVIAVQMPESLI, encoded by the coding sequence ATGGATATTAGAGCAATTCAAGATTACTATCCTGATGATGTAGCACATTGTTATGGCTGTGGTAGATTAAATGAATCCGGACATCAAATTAAAAGTATTTGGGATGGAGATGAAACAATTTCTAAATTTAAACCAAAGGAATATCACACTGCAATTCCAGGTTATGTTTATGGTGGGTTGATTGCTTCCTTAATTGATTGCCATGGAACCGGAACTGCTGCATTGGCTTCATATAAAGCCGATGGGAGAGAGCCGGATACTTTACCCCCATTTCGTTTTGTTACGGCTTCTCTTCAAGTTGATTATCTAAAACCAACTCCACTTGGTGTTGAACTTGAGCTAAGGGGAAAAGTAATGGAAATAAAAGGAAGAAAAGTAATTTCTGAAATTACAGTTTCTGCAAACGGAGAAATTACTGCACGTGGTAAAGTAATAGCGGTTCAGATGCCTGAAAGTTTAATCTAA
- a CDS encoding arsenic efflux protein, with protein MIDTILKIVKESIQISLLVAVMMILVDLINVVTKNKLESFFINARKFKQYILASLIGTVPGCICGFTNVSLYIHGLISFGALSGAMIAVSGDEAFVMLAMFPKDAIILFFILFVIGIFSGWLIDIIVKKYKISTCENCKEMVTHPKEKSFKHYFKEHIYGHIIKKHLWKTALWTFGALTVVEFGLQYLHLEQFTSQYKIVFLFVGALLGLIPESGPHLIFVTLFAQGLVPFSVLLTSSIVQDGHGMLPMLSYSLKDSIKLKIFNFVIGLTIGLIVFALGF; from the coding sequence ATGATTGATACAATATTAAAAATAGTTAAAGAATCAATTCAGATTTCATTGCTTGTTGCAGTAATGATGATATTAGTTGATTTGATAAATGTAGTAACTAAAAACAAACTTGAGTCATTTTTTATAAATGCACGAAAGTTTAAGCAGTATATATTAGCCTCTTTAATCGGGACTGTTCCAGGCTGTATTTGTGGATTTACAAACGTATCTTTATACATTCATGGTTTAATAAGTTTTGGTGCCCTTTCCGGAGCTATGATAGCTGTTTCAGGCGATGAAGCATTTGTGATGCTAGCTATGTTTCCGAAGGATGCTATTATTCTCTTTTTCATTCTATTTGTTATCGGAATATTCAGTGGTTGGTTAATCGATATTATTGTTAAAAAATATAAAATCTCTACTTGCGAAAATTGTAAGGAGATGGTTACTCATCCTAAAGAGAAAAGTTTTAAACATTATTTCAAAGAACATATCTATGGCCACATTATTAAAAAGCATCTTTGGAAAACTGCTCTTTGGACATTCGGAGCATTAACGGTTGTTGAGTTTGGTCTTCAATATTTGCATTTAGAACAGTTCACATCACAATACAAAATTGTTTTTCTATTTGTTGGAGCGTTGCTTGGATTGATACCGGAATCTGGTCCACATTTAATATTCGTTACTCTTTTTGCACAAGGACTAGTTCCATTTTCCGTTTTGTTAACAAGTTCCATTGTTCAGGATGGGCATGGTATGCTGCCGATGCTTTCATATTCGTTGAAAGATTCAATTAAATTAAAAATATTCAACTTTGTAATCGGTCTAACTATTGGTCTAATAGTTTTTGCTTTAGGGTTTTAA
- a CDS encoding arginine decarboxylase, pyruvoyl-dependent → MYVPTKIFFTKGVGRHKDYLSSFELALRNAGIEICNLVTVSSIFPPSCKRISREEGLKELKPGQITFAVMARNSTNEPNRLIASSIGVAIPADNSQYGYLSEYHPFGVTEKNAGDYAEDLAAQMLATTLGVEFNPESDWNEREQEFKMSGKIVKTFNITQSAEGDKTGLWTTVIAAAILLP, encoded by the coding sequence ATGTATGTTCCAACAAAAATATTTTTTACAAAAGGTGTAGGAAGGCACAAGGATTACCTAAGTTCTTTTGAACTTGCATTAAGGAATGCAGGCATAGAAATCTGTAACCTTGTAACAGTCAGCAGTATATTTCCACCATCCTGTAAACGTATAAGTAGAGAAGAAGGATTAAAAGAATTAAAACCCGGACAAATTACATTTGCGGTAATGGCAAGAAATTCTACGAATGAACCTAATAGACTAATAGCCTCATCAATTGGAGTTGCAATTCCTGCCGATAATTCTCAGTACGGATATCTCTCTGAATATCATCCCTTTGGTGTAACTGAAAAAAATGCAGGGGATTATGCAGAGGATCTTGCAGCACAAATGCTAGCAACAACTCTGGGAGTTGAATTTAATCCCGAGTCTGATTGGAATGAAAGAGAGCAGGAATTTAAGATGTCCGGCAAAATTGTTAAGACTTTTAATATCACTCAATCCGCCGAGGGAGATAAAACGGGATTGTGGACAACAGTAATTGCCGCTGCGATTTTGTTACCATAG
- a CDS encoding NifB/NifX family molybdenum-iron cluster-binding protein: MLVAITSTCDTLDALVNEKFGRCQYFLIVDPYTMKFEAVPNPAEQAQGGAGPKAAEVIINKGVNVLLTGHVGDKAEQALKTGNIKVVDGLSGNVKVKDALNNYLSNLKRD, encoded by the coding sequence ATGTTAGTAGCAATAACCTCAACTTGTGATACACTTGATGCATTGGTAAATGAAAAGTTTGGACGATGTCAATATTTTTTAATTGTAGATCCGTATACAATGAAGTTTGAAGCTGTTCCTAATCCCGCAGAACAAGCTCAAGGTGGTGCAGGACCCAAAGCGGCAGAAGTTATAATTAACAAAGGAGTAAATGTTTTATTGACGGGACACGTCGGTGACAAAGCCGAACAAGCTCTTAAAACAGGAAACATTAAAGTTGTTGATGGATTATCGGGAAATGTAAAAGTTAAAGATGCTCTCAACAATTACTTATCAAATTTAAAACGAGATTAA
- a CDS encoding ATP-binding protein, protein MFDKKYKQIVILSGKGGTGKTTVATALSEIAEDKIIIDADVDAANMHLVFDYYINSEYDYYGGKKAEINSDRCSQCGICESVCRFDAIKDFKVNRTSCEGCGFCFRICPDSAISFYESKSGVYSECELEDQSKFYFAQLLAGEGNSGKLVSEIKKKANGQAKGKVNWIIVDGPPGIGCPVNASLSGADFVVIVTEPTQSGLHDLKRLINLLKIFKIPSSVIVNKFDINIEMSKSIEEYLKPEGISVLAKIPFDKQFIKAIQNSKSIIEYDHTYGKRFKIIWDDIQKIILN, encoded by the coding sequence ATGTTTGATAAAAAGTATAAACAAATTGTAATTCTAAGCGGTAAAGGCGGCACTGGTAAAACAACCGTTGCAACTGCATTGTCAGAAATAGCAGAAGATAAAATAATTATTGATGCAGATGTTGATGCTGCCAATATGCATTTAGTTTTTGATTATTACATTAACTCTGAATACGATTACTATGGAGGGAAAAAAGCTGAAATAAATTCTGATAGATGTTCGCAATGCGGAATATGCGAATCGGTTTGCAGATTTGATGCTATCAAAGATTTTAAAGTAAACAGAACAAGCTGTGAAGGATGCGGATTTTGTTTTCGTATTTGTCCTGATAGTGCAATTTCATTTTATGAATCAAAATCCGGAGTTTATTCAGAGTGTGAACTGGAAGATCAATCTAAGTTTTATTTTGCTCAATTATTAGCCGGTGAAGGTAATTCCGGTAAGCTTGTAAGTGAAATAAAAAAGAAAGCTAACGGACAGGCTAAGGGAAAAGTTAATTGGATTATTGTTGATGGACCGCCGGGAATCGGCTGTCCGGTTAATGCCAGTCTTTCTGGAGCTGATTTTGTTGTAATTGTAACTGAACCAACTCAATCCGGTTTACATGATTTGAAAAGATTAATAAACTTATTAAAGATATTTAAGATCCCGAGCTCTGTGATAGTCAATAAATTTGATATTAATATTGAAATGAGCAAAAGTATTGAAGAATATTTAAAACCAGAAGGAATTTCTGTTCTTGCAAAAATTCCTTTTGACAAACAATTCATTAAAGCAATTCAAAATTCCAAATCTATAATTGAATATGATCACACTTATGGAAAAAGATTCAAAATTATTTGGGATGATATTCAAAAAATTATTTTAAACTAA
- a CDS encoding ATP-binding protein, with translation MVISIASGKGGTGKTTVACGLASVINESVYIDCDVEEPNGHLLLKPGILKEEPSYKLIPKINYESCDFCNKCAEVCEFNALLNLKSEIYLIDELCHSCGACTYFCPQKAITEANKENGKIRIGETSNNILFYDAYLKVGEASAAPLIKKVKNAYKGNKTVIIDSPPGTSCSMLESVKDSDFCVLVTESTPFGFNDLKLAINVLRQIKIPYGIVINKYDENYYLLDEYIQKNKLNLLLKIPFRMDIAESYSKGELLTETIKDYRIMMLELLEKIKTEIVEKEYV, from the coding sequence TTGGTAATATCAATTGCATCAGGTAAAGGCGGAACAGGAAAAACAACAGTTGCATGCGGACTCGCTTCAGTTATTAACGAAAGTGTTTACATTGACTGTGATGTTGAAGAACCTAACGGTCATCTTTTATTAAAACCTGGAATCTTAAAAGAAGAACCTTCTTATAAACTTATCCCAAAGATTAATTATGAGAGCTGCGATTTCTGTAATAAATGTGCAGAGGTTTGTGAATTTAATGCACTGCTTAATCTCAAATCTGAAATTTATTTGATTGATGAACTCTGTCATAGTTGTGGAGCTTGTACTTACTTTTGTCCTCAAAAAGCAATTACAGAAGCAAATAAAGAAAATGGGAAGATCAGAATTGGTGAAACCTCAAATAATATTTTATTCTATGATGCATATCTAAAAGTTGGTGAGGCCTCTGCCGCTCCACTAATTAAAAAAGTTAAAAATGCTTATAAAGGAAATAAAACTGTAATCATTGATTCACCTCCGGGAACTTCCTGCTCAATGCTGGAATCAGTTAAAGATTCTGATTTTTGTGTACTCGTAACAGAATCAACCCCGTTTGGTTTTAATGATCTTAAGCTTGCTATTAATGTATTAAGACAAATAAAAATACCATACGGAATAGTAATAAATAAATATGATGAAAATTATTACTTGCTGGATGAATACATCCAGAAAAACAAGCTCAATTTATTATTGAAAATTCCCTTTAGAATGGATATAGCTGAAAGCTACTCAAAAGGTGAACTGCTAACAGAGACAATTAAAGATTACAGAATTATGATGTTAGAACTATTGGAAAAAATCAAAACAGAAATTGTTGAAAAAGAATATGTTTGA
- a CDS encoding NifB/NifX family molybdenum-iron cluster-binding protein translates to MKNRIAIAIEESGNGRETVAEHFGRCSRFKVCELDDDKSVVKTEIYFNPMVGEHNGACQLPGYVKQFNVNTIIAGGMGQKAVSNFLNYGISVITAPGLLFEDAFDLYLQGKLSGYEACKHEHHHH, encoded by the coding sequence ATGAAGAACAGAATAGCAATTGCAATTGAAGAAAGTGGCAATGGAAGAGAAACAGTTGCAGAACATTTCGGAAGATGTTCGAGATTTAAAGTTTGTGAACTTGATGATGATAAATCAGTAGTTAAAACAGAAATTTATTTTAACCCAATGGTAGGTGAGCATAACGGTGCGTGTCAACTTCCTGGTTACGTAAAGCAATTTAATGTTAACACAATTATTGCTGGCGGAATGGGACAAAAAGCTGTAAGTAATTTTCTTAATTACGGTATAAGTGTAATAACCGCACCAGGACTTTTATTTGAAGATGCTTTCGATCTTTATCTGCAAGGGAAACTAAGTGGATATGAAGCTTGTAAGCATGAACATCATCATCATTGA
- a CDS encoding NifB/NifX family molybdenum-iron cluster-binding protein, with the protein MDKTEEKDSEEIILPINNTLIIAVSINKPELSSEISDVFGKSKYFLIYNSTHNTSEFLLNPFTSELGGAGIQSAWFLIEKNIEAVITKRIGINPLRFFSSSKIKLYQFNNGTAEEAIKAFIDNRLQEISVDEIELNPVRNRKRYGRKFSNKIITNNHNKGQDSI; encoded by the coding sequence ATGGACAAAACAGAGGAAAAGGATTCGGAAGAAATCATACTTCCAATAAATAATACCTTGATAATAGCAGTCTCAATAAATAAGCCGGAGTTATCATCCGAAATCTCTGATGTGTTTGGAAAAAGTAAATATTTTTTGATTTACAACTCCACCCATAATACATCAGAGTTTTTGCTCAATCCATTTACATCGGAATTAGGAGGTGCTGGAATTCAATCAGCTTGGTTCCTGATTGAGAAAAATATTGAAGCTGTGATCACAAAGCGGATTGGAATCAATCCTCTAAGATTCTTCAGTTCTTCAAAAATAAAATTATATCAATTCAATAATGGAACAGCAGAGGAAGCAATAAAAGCATTTATTGATAATAGACTTCAAGAAATCAGTGTAGATGAAATCGAACTAAATCCAGTTAGAAATCGAAAAAGATATGGAAGAAAATTTTCCAATAAAATTATTACAAACAATCACAATAAAGGACAGGATTCTATATGA
- a CDS encoding DUF5320 domain-containing protein: MPNLDGTGPQGQGALKGRRRGKCRDTEKGVTKDQSTENKEVVYGLGRGGRPHDGGGVGYGQNRGKGFGRNHTSNK; this comes from the coding sequence ATGCCAAACTTAGATGGAACTGGTCCGCAAGGACAAGGTGCTTTGAAAGGACGAAGAAGAGGTAAATGCAGAGATACAGAAAAAGGTGTTACAAAAGACCAATCAACCGAAAATAAAGAAGTTGTATACGGACTTGGACGCGGTGGAAGACCACATGACGGTGGAGGAGTTGGGTATGGACAAAACAGAGGAAAAGGATTCGGAAGAAATCATACTTCCAATAAATAA
- a CDS encoding isoamylase early set domain-containing protein, which yields MAISKTYSQDKKVCRVTFTLPKEVCENFEEISVVGDFNNWDPHHDKFSHSHPDGSSSIELVLDAGNEFKFRYLCDGATWLNEPEADAEVLTHYGDSKNSVIVV from the coding sequence ATGGCAATCAGTAAAACATATTCACAAGACAAAAAAGTATGTCGTGTTACTTTTACACTTCCTAAAGAAGTTTGTGAAAACTTTGAGGAGATAAGTGTAGTTGGTGATTTTAATAACTGGGATCCGCATCACGATAAATTTTCACACAGTCATCCTGATGGTTCTTCATCAATCGAATTAGTGCTTGATGCAGGAAATGAATTTAAATTCAGATATCTGTGTGATGGCGCAACTTGGTTAAATGAACCTGAAGCTGACGCAGAGGTTTTAACTCATTATGGAGACTCGAAAAACTCTGTAATCGTTGTATGA